Proteins from a genomic interval of Diospyros lotus cultivar Yz01 chromosome 6, ASM1463336v1, whole genome shotgun sequence:
- the LOC127804317 gene encoding phosphoenolpyruvate carboxykinase (ATP) 1 — MATNMNGDTKLGAKGGSAGPGRNGLAKIQTHKKSNSVCHDDSSPPVKAQTIDELHSLQRKKSAPTTPIKGIQGAFTTMSEEERQKQQLQSISASLASLTRETGPKVVKGDPARKSEGIQLSHVSHVHHAPTISVSDSSLKFTHVLYNLSPAELYEQAIKYEKGSFITSGGALATLSGAKTGRTPKDKRVVKDETTEDELWWGKGSPNIEMDEHTFMVNRERAVDYLNSLDKVFVNDQFLNWDPENRIKVRIVSARAYHSLFMHNMCIRPTPEELEEFGTPDFTIYNAGQFPCNRYTHYMTSSTSIDINLARREMVILGTQYAGEMKKGLFSVMHYLMPNRQILSLHSGCNMGKDGDVALFFGLSGTGKTTLSTDHNRYLIGDDEHCWGDNGVSNIEGGCYAKCIDLSKEKEPDIWNAIKFGTVLENVVFDEHTREVDYADKSVTENTRAAYPIEYIPNAKIPCIGPHPKNVILLACDAFGVLPPVSKLSLAQTMYHFISGYTALVAGTEDGIKEPQATFSACFGAAFIMLHPTKYAAMLAAKMQKHGATGWLVNTGWSGGSYGCGSRIKLAYTRKIIDAIHSGSLLKANYGKTKVFGLEIPTEIDGVPSEILDPVNTWSDKAAYQETLLKLASLFKNNFEVFVNHKIGKDDKLTREILAAGPMY; from the exons CGCGGGGCCTGGACGGAACGGACTGGCGAAGATCCAGACGCATAAGAAATCGAACAGCGTATGCCATGATGACAGTTCGCCGCCGGTGAAGGCTCAGACAATCGACGAGCTTCACTCGCTGCAGAGGAAGAAGTCTGCTCCGACCACTCCCATCAAGGGGATTCAAGGTGCTTTCACCACCATGTCCGAAGAAGAGCGCCAGAAGCAACAGCTTCAATCAATCAG CGCCTCGTTGGCTTCTCTGACAAGAGAGACGGGACCTAAGGTGGTGAAAGGAGACCCAGCCCGGAAGTCTGAGGGCATACAGCTCTCGCACGTGTCGCATGTCCACCATGCACCTACAATTAGCGTTAGCGATAGCTCTTTGAAGTTTACTCACGTCCTCTACAATCTCTCACCGGCAG AGCTGTACGAGCAGGCCATAAAGTACGAGAAAGGATCGTTCATAACGTCTGGCGGCGCCCTGGCGACGCTTTCTGGAGCGAAGACCGGGCGGACCCCCAAGGACAAACGCGTCGTCAAAGACGAGACCACCGAGGATGAGCTTTGGTGGGGAAA GGGCTCGCCAAACATCGAGATGGACGAGCACACTTTCATGGTCAACAGAGAAAGGGCTGTTGATTACTTGAACTCTTTGGACAAG GTATTCGTCAATGATCAATTCCTGAACTGGGACCCTGAGAACCGAATCAAAGTCCGCATTGTCTCGGCTAGAGCTTACCATTCCTTGTTCATGCATAACAT GTGTATACGACCTACACCTGAAGAGCTGGAGGAATTTGGTACTCCGGACTTCACTATATACAATGCTGGACAGTTTCCGTGTAATCGGTACACCCACTACATGACATCCTCTACTAGCATTGATATAAACCTCGCTAGGAGGGAAATGGTTATCCTTGGCACCCAGTATGCCGGGGAAATGAAGAAAGGCCTTTTCAGTGTAATGCACTATCTCATGCCTAATCGTCAAATCCTCTCCTTACACTCTGGCTGCAATATGGGAAAAGATGGAGACGTTGCTCTCTTCTTTGGACTCTCAG gTACTGGGAAGACGACACTGTCGACGGATCATAATAGGTACCTAATTGGAGATGATGAACATTGTTGGGGTGATAATGGCGTGTCAAACATAGAAGGTGGTTGCTATGCCAAGTGCATAGATCTCTCAAAGGAAAAGGAGCCTGATATCTGGAATGCTATCAAGTTTGGAACCG TTCTGGAAAACGTGGTATTCGATGAGCATACCCGAGAAGTTGATTATGCCGACAAATCTGTGACAG AGAACACTCGAGCGGCTTACCCCATCGAATACATTCCCAATGCAAAGATACCATGCATTGGTCCACACCCGAAAAATGTCATACTTCTGGCCTGTGATGCATTTGGTGTGCTTCCACCTGTAAGCAAGCTAAGCCTGGCACAGACTATGTACCATTTCATCAGTGGCTACACTGCTCTG GTTGCCGGAACTGAAGACGGTATAAAGGAGCCGCAGGCAACGTTCTCAGCCTGCTTTGGTGCAGCATTTATCATGCTGCATCCAACCAAGTATGCTGCCATGCTGGCTGCAAAGATGCAGAAGCATGGTGCAACTGGGTGGCTTGTCAACACTGGTTGGTCAGGTGGAAG CTATGGCTGTGGTAGCCGTATCAAGTTAGCCTATACCCGAAAAATCATTGATGCCATTCACTCGGGCAGCCTTCTTAAGGCGAATTATGGAAAGACGAAGGTGTTTGGACTTGAGATCCCAACCGAGATCGATGGGGTGCCGTCAGAGATCCTTGATCCAGTGAACACT TGGTCGGATAAGGCAGCCTACCAGGAAACACTGCTGAAGCTGGCCAGCCTGTTCAAGAACAACTTCGAGGTATTTGTGAACCACAAGATTGGCAAGGATGACAAGCTGACTCGGGAAATCCTTGCAGCTGGCCCAATGTATtga